The Verrucomicrobiia bacterium genome includes a window with the following:
- a CDS encoding type II toxin-antitoxin system HicB family antitoxin, whose protein sequence is MLQHRIKVECDEDGVWVAECLSIPGCVSQGQTKTAALTNLKEAIALCLEVRAELGMPLTVISKF, encoded by the coding sequence GTGTTACAGCATCGTATCAAAGTTGAATGTGACGAAGATGGAGTTTGGGTCGCGGAGTGTTTGTCGATTCCTGGCTGTGTCAGTCAGGGGCAAACAAAAACAGCGGCATTGACGAATTTGAAAGAAGCGATCGCGCTTTGTCTGGAAGTCCGAGCGGAACTGGGAATGCCGCTCACTGTTATTTCTAAATTTTAA